In Mastigocladopsis repens PCC 10914, a single window of DNA contains:
- the selD gene encoding selenide, water dikinase SelD, giving the protein MQQNLQPIITDLVLIGGGHSHAIVLRMFGMKPIPGVRLTLITESSDTPYSGMLPGHIAGFYSHDECHIDLRRLANFAQAQLYIDRVVGLDLENNKVICANRPAVAFDVLSIDIGSTPATISVPGAAEYTIPAKPVSKLLQYWEQICRDVASENSTSPQEPMSIAIVGGGAGGVELALSMQAHLHRILSRALSEVGNETKAVEIHLFQREAELMPLYHKSVRNLVKQVLLQHSVQLHLRESVCQVKPHTVICESGLTVECNSIFWVTQASAPQWLKAAGVVTDEQGFILVEDTLQSLSHPHIFAAGDIATMVNHPRPKAGVFAVRQGKPLFENLQQVLLGKPLKPYKPQKQYLSLIGTGDGHAIATRGSFTLPPNKLLWLSKDWIDRSFMERFRDLPEMGEQEDTGKFSVSASPRLTPVATTGGTPATRWLPLPASSSVMRCAGCGSKVGSTVLESVLSRIKSEQPSGEERTDIVIGLDAPDDAAVVQVPTGQLMVHTIDYFRSLINDAYIFGQISANHCLSDIFAMGAIPQSALAIASIPYAQAAKVEETLYQLLSGAVKVLNQAQAPLIGGHTTEGAELGFGLSCNGLAYPDKLLRKGGMQPGQVLILTKALGTGTLFAADMRRQTKGRWIDDAVESMLLSNQAAAACLLQHGATACTDVTGFGLLGHLMEMLQASNVAIELQLEAIPVLAGARETTEKGIFSSLHPENLRTSRYIDNLEQVESHVHYPLLFDPQTAGGLLASIPESQTSSCLAALKDLGYESSCAIARVVALAGKKPVTLISERSNAANFQQNHHPKQRY; this is encoded by the coding sequence ATGCAGCAAAATTTACAGCCGATTATTACAGATTTAGTGCTGATTGGTGGTGGTCATAGCCATGCCATTGTGCTAAGAATGTTTGGCATGAAACCAATACCCGGAGTACGTTTAACGTTGATTACCGAAAGTTCGGATACACCGTACTCTGGGATGCTACCAGGACATATTGCCGGATTTTACAGTCATGACGAATGCCATATTGACTTACGACGCTTAGCGAATTTTGCTCAAGCGCAGTTGTATATTGACCGAGTTGTCGGTCTTGATTTGGAGAACAACAAAGTTATTTGTGCTAACCGTCCTGCGGTAGCTTTCGATGTGCTGTCCATTGATATTGGTAGCACTCCCGCCACAATATCTGTACCAGGTGCAGCAGAATATACAATTCCGGCTAAGCCAGTATCTAAATTGCTACAATACTGGGAGCAAATTTGTAGAGACGTTGCATCTGAGAATTCTACATCACCTCAAGAACCAATGAGCATTGCAATTGTGGGTGGAGGTGCAGGCGGTGTGGAATTGGCGCTGTCAATGCAAGCTCATTTACATCGGATTTTATCTCGTGCCTTGAGTGAGGTTGGAAACGAGACAAAGGCTGTGGAAATTCATCTATTCCAGCGCGAAGCTGAACTGATGCCTCTTTATCACAAGTCAGTGCGGAATTTAGTTAAGCAAGTTTTGCTCCAGCATAGTGTTCAGTTGCATCTTAGGGAAAGTGTGTGTCAAGTCAAACCACATACAGTGATATGTGAATCTGGGTTGACAGTTGAGTGTAATTCGATTTTTTGGGTAACACAAGCATCAGCACCTCAGTGGTTAAAAGCAGCAGGAGTGGTGACTGATGAGCAAGGTTTTATCTTGGTTGAGGATACATTGCAATCTCTATCCCACCCCCACATATTTGCTGCTGGTGATATTGCCACAATGGTAAATCATCCTCGTCCCAAAGCAGGAGTGTTTGCGGTACGGCAAGGTAAGCCTTTGTTTGAGAATTTGCAGCAAGTTTTGTTAGGAAAACCCCTCAAACCCTATAAACCACAGAAACAATATTTAAGTTTAATCGGTACGGGGGATGGACACGCTATTGCTACACGCGGTTCGTTTACCTTACCACCTAACAAACTCCTATGGCTCTCCAAAGACTGGATTGACCGCTCTTTTATGGAACGCTTTAGAGATTTGCCAGAGATGGGAGAACAAGAGGACACGGGGAAATTTTCTGTCTCCGCCTCACCGCGTCTCACGCCAGTCGCTACAACGGGGGGAACCCCCGCAACGCGCTGGCTCCCCTTGCCCGCATCTTCTTCGGTGATGCGTTGCGCTGGATGTGGTTCAAAAGTGGGTAGTACAGTTTTAGAGAGTGTTTTGTCCCGTATCAAATCAGAACAACCGAGTGGAGAAGAAAGAACAGATATCGTCATTGGTTTGGATGCACCAGATGACGCGGCGGTAGTGCAAGTCCCAACAGGACAGTTGATGGTACATACAATTGATTATTTTCGTAGTTTGATCAATGACGCGTATATCTTTGGACAAATTAGCGCTAATCATTGCTTGAGTGATATTTTCGCAATGGGGGCTATTCCTCAAAGTGCGCTGGCGATCGCCAGCATTCCCTACGCCCAAGCAGCTAAAGTCGAAGAAACTCTTTATCAGTTATTATCCGGTGCTGTGAAGGTACTCAACCAAGCTCAAGCACCTCTAATTGGAGGACACACTACCGAAGGCGCAGAACTGGGATTTGGGTTATCTTGCAACGGTTTAGCTTATCCTGACAAACTGTTACGCAAAGGCGGAATGCAACCAGGACAAGTGCTGATTTTGACCAAAGCACTCGGAACAGGGACACTCTTTGCTGCTGATATGCGCCGTCAAACCAAAGGTCGTTGGATTGATGATGCTGTAGAGTCGATGCTACTGTCAAATCAAGCCGCAGCTGCGTGTTTATTGCAACATGGGGCAACGGCTTGCACTGATGTCACAGGATTTGGGTTGCTGGGACACTTAATGGAGATGCTGCAAGCTTCCAATGTTGCGATTGAATTACAACTAGAAGCTATCCCAGTTTTAGCAGGCGCAAGGGAGACAACAGAAAAAGGGATTTTTAGCTCACTGCATCCTGAAAATCTGCGAACATCACGTTATATTGATAACTTGGAGCAAGTTGAGAGTCATGTCCATTATCCTTTGTTATTCGATCCACAAACCGCTGGTGGACTCTTAGCTTCTATTCCAGAGTCACAAACTAGTAGTTGTTTGGCTGCACTCAAAGACTTGGGGTATGAATCGAGTTGTGCGATCGCGCGTGTTGTGGCACTTGCGGGTAAAAAGCCAGTCACTTTAATAAGCGAACGTAGTAATGCTGCAAATTTCCAACAAAATCATCATCCCAAACAGCGATATTGA